The following proteins are encoded in a genomic region of Oryza brachyantha chromosome 11, ObraRS2, whole genome shotgun sequence:
- the LOC102721868 gene encoding probable serine/threonine-protein kinase WNK8 has product MSGSGRCGGRRRERSTVVGDDRNGYVETDPTGRYGRMAEVLGKGAMKTVYRGFDEVRGVEVAWNQATISDVLRTPDALHRMYAEVSLLADLRHDAIISFHASWVDPSPSRRSFNFITELFSSGTLRSYRLRYPRVSRRAIAAWARHLLRGLAYLHSRGVIHRDLKCDNIFVNGHLGQVKIGDLGLAAVLRGCSSAHSVIGTPEFMAPEMYDEHYGVAVDVYSFGMCMLEMLTNEYPYSECNNPAQIYKKVTAGKMPDAFYRLTDPEARRFIGRCLVAASHRPSAEELLLDPFLSPSQHHEDQNSNMITCHSAPPPPPLPLITIANSEQEEEEEEAPAAERTALDMMITGKLNKEHDTIFLKVQIGSDGSSRDGHGGNVRNIYFPFDIVNDTATEVATEMVKELDIGDREPREIAAMIEQEIVRLVPGYKQQQQEYSYADDHDDDDDDGHPNPFYYLSSSPTSSQGSLCGVGPTSSEAFPGPHGKVDWSRDYCYYRPPSSSSVSVSDDDDCTASCPTSAGSQQQHCSSSSRLGPAAAEGGHAGRARQREGEEERRRRRMTRNRSMVDMRSQLLHRTLVEELNKRLFFNTVGAVHDIGFRDPTSSSSSSQQHRRSHKHQHYMF; this is encoded by the exons ATGTCCGGCTCAGGGCgatgcggcggccggcggcgggagagaAGTACGGTGGTGGGCGACGACAGGAATGGATACGTCGAGACTGACCCAACTGGGCGCTATGGCCGG ATGGCGGAGGTGCTGGGAAAGGGGGCGATGAAGACGGTGTACCGGGGGTTCGACGAGGTGCGGGGGGTGGAGGTGGCGTGGAACCAGGCCACCATCTCCGACGTCCTCCGCACCCCCGACGCCCTCCACCGCATGTACGCCGAGGTcagcctcctcgccgacctccgcCACGACGCCATCATCTCCTTCCACGCCTCCTGGGTCGACCCTtccccctcccgccgctcctTCAACTTCATCACCGAGCTCTTCTCCTCCGGCACCCTCCGCTCCTACCGCCTCCGCTACCCGCGCGTcagccgccgcgccatcgccgcctgggcgcgccacctcctccgcggccTCGCCTACCTCCACTCCCGCGGTGTCATCCACCGCGACCTCAAGTGCGACAACATCTTCGTCAACGGCCACCTCGGCCAGGTCAAGATCGGCgacctcggcctcgccgccgtcctccgcggCTGCTCCTCCGCCCACAGCGTCATCGGCACGCCCGAGTTCATGGCCCCCGAGATGTACGACGAGCACtacggcgtcgccgtcgacgtctaCTCCTTCGGCATGTGCATGCTCGAGATGCTCACCAACGAGTACCCCTACAGCGAGTGCAACAACCCGGCCCAGATATACAAGAAGGTCACCGCCGGCAAGATGCCCGACGCCTTCTACCGCCTCACCGAccccgaagcccgccgcttcATCGGCCgctgcctcgtcgccgctTCCCACCGCCCCTCCGCCGAGGAGCTCCTGCTCGACCCCTTCCTCTCGCCGTCTCAGCACCACGAAGATCAAAACAGCAACATGATTACGTGTCATTCcgcccctccaccgccgccattgccATTGATCACTATTGCCAATAGTgaacaagaggaggaggaagaggaggcgcCGGCAGCAGAAAGGACGGCGCTGGACATGATGATCACCGGGAAGCTGAACAAAGAGCACGACACCATCTTCCTCAAGGTACAGATCGGCAGCGACGGATCATCACGTGACGGTCATGGCGGGAACGTGCGGAACATCTACTTCCCGTTCGACATCGTGAACGACACGGcgacggaggtggcgacggagatggTGAAGGAGCTGGACATCGGCGACAGGGAGCCGAGGGAGATCGCGGCCATGATCGAGCAGGAGATAGTGAGGTTGGTGCCAGGgtacaagcagcagcagcaggaatACTCATACGCGGATGACCacgatgatgacgacgacgacggacaCCCCAATCCCTTCTACTACCTCTCCTCTTCGCCGACCTCCTCTCAGGGATCTCTCTgcggggtggggcccacgtccTCGGAGGCCTTTCCTGGCCCACATGGCAAGGTTGACTGGTCAAGAG ATTACTGTTACTACCGCCctccaagcagcagcagcgtgaGTGTCAGCGACGACGATGACTGCACGGCGAGCTGCCCTACAAGCGCTGGAAGTCAGCAGCAGCACTGCTCCTCTTCCAGCAGATTGgggccagcagcagcagaaggaGGGCACGCCGGACGGGCGCGGcagcgagagggagaggaggagcggcggcggcggaggatgaCGAGGAACAGGTCGATGGTGGACATGCGGAGCCAGCTGCTGCACCGGACGCTGGTGGAGGAGCTCAACAAGCGCCTCTTCTTCAACACCGTCGGCGCCGTCCACGACATCGGCTTCCGCgaccccacctcctcctcctcctcgtcgcagCAACATCGCCGGAGCCACAAGCACCAACACTACATGTTCTGA
- the LOC102721587 gene encoding protein GRAVITROPIC IN THE LIGHT 1-like → MEARTPRSASRSTTCSVPGLVLGFSKLCKITKVCAAPDFADTKTEFGDYCGGYDQSLVLTRLFEEIRSLKSAYIKLQKAHIPYNPPKIAFADEIITSELDSVSALQSLCSWNGSVGSLINDRWSLVQELEAETRKKDSDILLLRRELDGLKSENSRLNKQIKSKPSVNKRGKDYSTVLKQLTTPSAILELFKVASTSVHEFAELFFSLMPSSDHCSNSAEEQSSFKRYSLEAYLSRTMLAHGGAEDDDEVDAARFDRIMRCCDPLDALMEHSNSSFARFCRSKYLAAVSPEMESAMFRNLDARAFVSRGGHPRTWFYRAFATTARSAWAMQVAVAARRRCSGHGNVRVFYARRGSTYREEYMESVVGAASASAAGIGVAFTVTPGMKVGETMVPCRVFLHYRRDQQDAITDLSDLKFR, encoded by the coding sequence ATGGAAGCAAGAACACCAAGAAGTGCCTCAAGGAGTACTACCTGCAGTGTTCCTGGACTGGTACTAGGTTTCTCCAAGCTCTGCAAAATCACAAAGGTTTGTGCAGCGCCTGATTTTGCTGACACAAAGACAGAATTCGGAGATTACTGTGGCGGATATGATCAGAGTCTAGTACTCACAAGACTGTTTGAAGAAATCAGATCTCTCAAGTCAGCCTACATCAAGCTGCAGAAAGCTCATATCCCTTATAATCCGCCAAAGATTGCCTTCGCCGATGAGATCATCACCTCGGAGCTTGACTCGGTCAGTGCTCTGCAGAGCTTATGCAGTTGGAACGGCAGCGTCGGGTCACTGATCAACGATCGATGGTCTCTGGTGCAGGAACTGGAAGCCGAGACGAGGAAGAAAGATTCAGACATTCTACTGCTAAGAAGGGAGCTGGATGGTCTGAAGAGTGAGAATTCGAGACTGAATAAGCAGATCAAGAGCAAACCATCAGTTAATAAGCGCGGGAAGGATTACTCCACTGTCCTAAAACAGCTGACGACGCCCAGTGCAATCTTGGAGCTGTTCAAGGTTGCGTCGACATCGGTGCATGAATTTGCAGAGCTTTTCTTTAGCTTGATGCCCTCGTCTGACCATTGTAGCAACAGTGCAGAGGAACAATCATCATTCAAGAGGTACTCATTGGAAGCCTACCTGTCACGAACAATGCTCGCACATGGCGGTGCTGAAGACGATGATGAAGTCGATGCAGCTCGCTTCGATCGAATCATGAGGTGCTGTGACCCTCTGGACGCGTTGATGGAGCACTCCAACTCCAGTTTCGCGAGATTCTGCAGGTCAAAGTATTTGGCAGCCGTGTCGCCGGAGATGGAGTCGGCGATGTTCAGGAACCTGGACGCGAGGGCGTTCGTGTCGCGAGGCGGGCACCCGAGGACGTGGTTCTACCGGGCGttcgcgacgacggcgaggtcggcgtGGGCAATGCAggtggccgtggcggcgcgccggcgatgTTCCGGCCATGGAAACGTCAGGGTGTTCTACGCGAGGAGAGGGAGCACGTACAGGGAGGAGTACATGGAGAGCGTCGTGGGAGccgcttctgcttctgctgctggcATTGGCGTTGCATTCACGGTGACGCCGGGGATGAAGGTGGGTGAGACGATGGTGCCGTGCAGGGTATTCCTCCATTACCGACGTGATCAGCAGGACGCCATTACTGACCTAAGTGATCTGAAATTCAGATAG